One Blastopirellula marina genomic window carries:
- a CDS encoding gamma-glutamyl-gamma-aminobutyrate hydrolase family protein yields the protein MFSKPVIGLNANFRNATHDRPAFSFISAGYFDAVIRAGGIPVVLPPVGNAEDQQAVLQRLDGVVLIGGPDLDPNRDGFMRHASIRMMEPRREEADRSMMKMIAQMRLPVFGIGVGMQLINVAMGGNLFMHIPEDLPGALPHHDTIDKHHRHGLEVVPGTLMEKIFGDGEVRVNSSHHMAIDELAPGFMVSARSPDGVIEAIESAHDDWFAIGTQFHPEAESASALDQRIFEEFVEGVVTGKTNNVGVAAA from the coding sequence ATGTTTTCAAAACCTGTTATTGGTTTGAATGCTAACTTTCGGAATGCAACCCATGATCGGCCTGCATTCTCCTTCATTTCCGCCGGTTACTTCGATGCAGTGATTCGTGCGGGTGGGATTCCTGTGGTCCTTCCTCCTGTTGGCAACGCCGAAGATCAGCAAGCTGTTTTGCAGCGGCTGGACGGGGTGGTGTTGATCGGTGGCCCGGATTTGGATCCTAATCGGGATGGCTTCATGCGTCACGCTTCCATTCGAATGATGGAACCGCGTCGAGAAGAAGCAGACCGTTCAATGATGAAAATGATCGCGCAGATGCGTTTGCCGGTATTCGGTATTGGTGTCGGTATGCAATTGATCAACGTTGCCATGGGTGGCAATCTGTTCATGCATATTCCGGAAGACCTGCCGGGTGCGTTGCCGCATCACGACACGATCGACAAGCATCACCGCCATGGACTGGAAGTGGTTCCTGGCACCCTGATGGAAAAAATCTTCGGCGATGGCGAAGTTCGCGTGAACAGCAGCCATCACATGGCGATCGACGAATTGGCCCCAGGTTTCATGGTCTCGGCACGTAGTCCAGACGGTGTGATCGAAGCAATCGAATCGGCCCACGATGATTGGTTCGCCATCGGTACGCAATTCCATCCGGAAGCCGAGTCGGCTTCGGCGTTGGATCAGCGGATTTTTGAAGAGTTCGTCGAAGGCGTTGTCACGGGTAAAACCAACAACGTCGGCGTTGCTGCTGCCTAG
- a CDS encoding anhydro-N-acetylmuramic acid kinase: MTPCLRFTSGAILKVDGRGLNAGFELIQQLNVRTPPDVRALLEQGGAGLAAGSQLPGMASRLVAELQVVNVERLLNSCGVSAEKVSAIGQRGPVVGREYWKQTGASLTIGDPAILAEATGVTVIDHFEQRDVVKGGTARGIDVLPMWLLLTKAVDSYSARPTVVVRLDQAIELFYLPARRKNRHVPALAYRNIGPGFALLQKLQELCDNKYDQTQSLGASLTRIMEEEKASEVSTDSADQMNRLIESITNQLPELLASSVTLNQAMEVYWAELIHGQILEHFPTTPEFAEIVILGRGARREALVKRLSEKFAGIPLSTEVSRGWISGATGASIAAIFAAMHVDQVSGNLPDLTGATAARVLGRITPGNPANWRGLLTQMEVASHQTVPLREAV, from the coding sequence ATGACTCCTTGTCTGCGCTTTACCAGCGGGGCAATCTTGAAAGTCGACGGGCGCGGCCTGAATGCAGGCTTTGAACTGATTCAACAATTGAATGTTCGCACGCCTCCTGATGTTCGCGCGCTCCTCGAGCAGGGCGGGGCAGGGCTCGCGGCCGGCTCTCAGCTTCCCGGCATGGCCTCGCGTTTAGTGGCGGAACTACAAGTTGTGAACGTCGAGCGGCTGCTCAACTCGTGCGGTGTCTCGGCGGAAAAGGTCTCGGCCATCGGACAGCGCGGCCCGGTCGTGGGGCGCGAATACTGGAAACAAACGGGCGCCTCGCTCACCATTGGCGACCCAGCTATCTTGGCGGAAGCAACCGGCGTGACGGTTATCGATCACTTCGAGCAACGCGACGTTGTCAAAGGTGGTACGGCCCGCGGAATCGACGTGTTGCCGATGTGGTTACTGCTGACCAAAGCAGTTGATTCGTACAGTGCTCGTCCGACGGTGGTCGTTCGCCTTGATCAAGCGATTGAACTGTTTTACCTGCCCGCGCGACGTAAGAACCGGCACGTTCCGGCGCTGGCTTATCGCAACATCGGCCCTGGCTTCGCTCTGCTGCAGAAGCTACAAGAGTTGTGCGATAATAAGTACGACCAAACTCAATCGTTGGGCGCCTCCTTAACTCGGATCATGGAGGAGGAAAAAGCGAGCGAAGTTTCGACCGACTCTGCCGATCAAATGAATCGCCTGATCGAGTCGATCACCAACCAATTGCCGGAATTGCTCGCCTCGAGCGTAACGCTCAATCAAGCGATGGAAGTATACTGGGCCGAACTTATCCATGGCCAGATCTTGGAACACTTTCCTACGACGCCTGAGTTCGCGGAGATCGTTATCTTAGGACGCGGAGCCCGTCGCGAGGCACTCGTCAAACGACTCTCGGAGAAGTTCGCTGGCATACCGCTCTCGACGGAAGTCTCCCGTGGGTGGATCTCCGGCGCGACCGGAGCCTCGATTGCCGCCATCTTTGCCGCGATGCATGTCGATCAGGTAAGTGGCAACCTGCCCGATTTAACGGGGGCAACCGCCGCCCGGGTGCTCGGACGGATTACGCCTGGCAACCCCGCCAACTGGCGCGGGCTACTTACGCAGATGGAAGTTGCTTCTCATCAAACGGTGCCTCTCCGCGAAGCGGTTTAG
- a CDS encoding metallophosphoesterase family protein: protein MRAILSDIHGNLEALEAVLADMASFGVREVFCLGDLVGYGTDPIACVEHAMAWPVVLLGNFDLAAMQSDDLEGWTAHAAKRSIFNFRQRLLKTGKEATVGAFLRDLPYKHVDGQALYLHGSPRDPVNEYLFPEDIYNPRKLDAVAQGFERLCFCGHTHVPGIFYPHDEQEWAFLSPEQCDYQYQLGPGKTICNVGSVGQPRDGDRRPSYVLLEEDTIIFSRVDYDIEKSIQKINDDDDDPDGLSGARLRDGR from the coding sequence ATGCGGGCCATCTTGAGTGATATTCATGGCAACCTCGAAGCTTTAGAAGCGGTTCTCGCCGACATGGCTTCTTTCGGCGTCCGGGAGGTGTTTTGCCTTGGTGATCTAGTTGGCTATGGGACCGATCCAATTGCTTGTGTCGAGCACGCAATGGCATGGCCGGTTGTGTTGCTCGGCAACTTCGATCTGGCCGCAATGCAAAGCGACGACCTTGAAGGCTGGACCGCTCACGCCGCCAAACGTTCGATCTTCAACTTTCGCCAACGGCTACTGAAAACGGGTAAGGAGGCAACGGTTGGTGCATTTCTTCGTGATCTCCCCTACAAGCATGTCGATGGCCAAGCATTGTACCTACATGGCAGCCCGCGTGATCCGGTGAATGAGTATCTGTTTCCTGAAGACATCTACAATCCTCGCAAGTTGGATGCTGTCGCGCAGGGATTCGAAAGGCTCTGCTTTTGCGGCCACACCCACGTGCCAGGCATTTTTTATCCCCACGACGAGCAGGAATGGGCTTTCCTTTCTCCGGAACAGTGTGATTACCAGTATCAGCTTGGCCCTGGCAAGACAATCTGCAACGTAGGGTCGGTCGGTCAGCCTCGCGATGGCGATCGGCGTCCGTCTTACGTGTTGTTGGAAGAAGACACGATTATCTTTAGCCGTGTCGATTACGATATTGAGAAATCGATTCAAAAGATAAACGACGACGATGACGACCCCGATGGACTCTCAGGAGCACGCTTAAGAGACGGTCGTTAG
- a CDS encoding serine/threonine-protein kinase translates to MNIRQKKLPIAVLEHIDDLCADFERRWQANEEPTIESVLTDNLSAIERDVLLAELIVLDVDYRRRRGEAPIAQQYLDRFPESSSVIRDALSEGVSATGGFQPPTVGRLAELFPALEIMELIGAGGMGAVYKARQPGLDRVVALKILPEELGHDVKFALRFTREARTLARLSHPNIVSVFEFGNVENTYYFLMEYVDGSTLREVVKAGQLAPAHALAIVPHLCDALQYAHDKGVIHRDVKPENILLAMDGTVKIADFGLSRILGSESQPDMLTGTHQVMGTPRYMAPEHLEGSRNIDHRADIYSLGVVFYEMLTGELPIGRFAAPSQKVAIDVRLDEVVLRTLEKEPQRRYQHASQIKSDVQSITSTSRATMAETVARDVASSSQQSSVSMAEQELAGRLLLTRRQLMERVENSLRPLFRGQIVQLLVGIALVVLGAFCWTQNTYVPHRLACGLILHVYGVLVIAQSAMVCTRIRRIDYSKSVVDIRRKLDNLQARYLNAATIIGFVWWLMWIPVAVALGFDIVLHPQALYLSLAVGGLGFLISAGLFWYVVRTGNPNSNSWRRKLSGGSINNAYLALEEIEQAQIR, encoded by the coding sequence ATGAACATCCGCCAGAAGAAACTACCGATCGCCGTCCTGGAACACATTGACGATCTCTGCGCCGACTTTGAACGGCGTTGGCAAGCCAATGAAGAACCGACCATCGAATCGGTTCTGACGGACAATCTTTCCGCGATCGAACGAGACGTCCTGCTGGCCGAACTGATCGTGCTCGATGTCGATTATCGGCGGCGACGAGGGGAAGCGCCGATTGCGCAGCAGTATCTCGATCGCTTCCCCGAGAGCTCATCGGTTATTCGGGACGCCCTGAGCGAAGGCGTTTCGGCAACGGGCGGTTTTCAACCTCCAACCGTAGGACGACTGGCCGAGTTGTTCCCTGCCCTCGAGATCATGGAACTGATCGGGGCTGGCGGAATGGGCGCCGTTTACAAAGCTCGTCAGCCAGGGCTGGACCGCGTGGTCGCCTTGAAGATCTTACCAGAAGAACTGGGGCATGATGTTAAGTTCGCGCTGCGATTTACTCGAGAAGCACGAACGCTGGCTCGGCTTAGCCACCCAAACATTGTTTCGGTATTTGAGTTCGGCAATGTCGAGAATACCTATTACTTTCTAATGGAATACGTCGACGGGTCGACGCTTCGCGAAGTGGTGAAAGCAGGTCAATTGGCGCCAGCCCATGCGTTGGCGATCGTTCCCCATCTGTGCGACGCCCTGCAGTACGCGCACGACAAAGGAGTAATCCATCGCGACGTCAAGCCAGAAAACATCTTGCTGGCGATGGACGGCACCGTGAAGATCGCCGACTTTGGGCTCTCGCGTATTCTGGGCAGCGAGAGCCAGCCCGACATGCTCACGGGGACGCACCAAGTGATGGGTACGCCGCGTTACATGGCCCCAGAACACTTGGAAGGATCGCGGAATATTGACCATCGGGCCGACATCTATTCGCTGGGTGTCGTCTTCTACGAAATGCTGACCGGGGAACTCCCGATCGGGCGTTTCGCGGCTCCTTCGCAAAAAGTCGCCATTGATGTGCGACTGGATGAAGTGGTTCTACGAACGTTGGAAAAAGAACCGCAGCGTCGCTATCAACACGCCAGCCAGATTAAATCAGACGTGCAATCGATCACATCGACATCTCGTGCCACGATGGCAGAAACGGTGGCCAGAGATGTCGCGTCTTCAAGTCAGCAGTCATCCGTCAGCATGGCCGAACAGGAGTTAGCCGGCCGCTTGCTGCTGACACGTCGTCAATTGATGGAGCGCGTCGAGAATTCGCTGCGGCCACTGTTTCGCGGACAAATTGTGCAACTACTCGTCGGCATCGCACTCGTTGTACTCGGAGCGTTCTGCTGGACACAAAATACCTATGTTCCTCATCGCTTGGCATGCGGCTTGATTCTGCATGTGTACGGCGTATTGGTGATCGCCCAATCAGCGATGGTTTGCACCCGCATCCGTCGCATCGATTACTCGAAATCAGTCGTTGACATCCGTCGTAAGCTCGACAATCTGCAGGCGCGTTACCTCAATGCCGCCACGATTATTGGCTTCGTGTGGTGGCTGATGTGGATTCCGGTCGCTGTCGCTCTCGGTTTCGACATCGTGCTGCATCCGCAAGCACTTTATCTTTCCCTTGCCGTTGGCGGGTTGGGATTTCTGATCTCGGCCGGACTGTTCTGGTATGTGGTACGAACCGGCAACCCGAACTCCAATTCGTGGCGAAGAAAGCTCTCTGGTGGCAGCATCAACAACGCCTATCTTGCCTTGGAAGAAATCGAACAGGCTCAGATTCGTTGA
- a CDS encoding ECF-type sigma factor: protein MSKSTNVSHWIDLVKAGDSAAANQIWRLYFDRLVRAVRGRLVGQNRAVSDEEDIVLSVFDSFYNAAENGNFPDLADRDDLWRLLLRMSARKVIDKRRHDARQRRGGKVMLHSLDQAAEDGSIIEAIGDEPSPEMVLMMQESVEQFFSHLGVGQLRDLAGAKLEGYSNAELARRFGCSERTIERRLHLIREKCQQELVEPHEHPPEETTDRRPGTH, encoded by the coding sequence ATGTCCAAATCCACAAACGTCAGCCATTGGATCGATTTGGTGAAGGCCGGGGATTCAGCGGCGGCGAACCAGATTTGGCGGTTGTATTTCGATCGGCTTGTGCGGGCCGTTCGTGGACGGTTGGTTGGGCAGAACCGGGCCGTTTCGGATGAAGAAGATATCGTGCTGAGCGTTTTCGATAGCTTCTATAACGCGGCTGAGAACGGGAATTTTCCCGATCTCGCGGACCGGGACGATCTGTGGAGGCTGCTGTTGCGAATGTCGGCCCGCAAGGTGATCGATAAGCGGCGGCATGATGCTCGGCAGCGGCGTGGGGGCAAGGTCATGCTCCATTCTTTGGACCAAGCGGCCGAGGATGGCAGCATCATCGAAGCGATCGGTGACGAGCCATCCCCCGAAATGGTGCTGATGATGCAGGAATCGGTAGAGCAATTTTTTTCTCATTTAGGTGTCGGGCAGCTCCGAGATTTGGCGGGTGCCAAGTTAGAAGGGTATTCCAACGCTGAGTTAGCCCGGCGATTTGGTTGCTCGGAGCGGACGATCGAGCGTCGTTTGCACCTGATTCGAGAAAAATGCCAGCAGGAATTAGTCGAACCCCATGAACATCCGCCAGAAGAAACTACCGATCGCCGTCCTGGAACACATTGA
- a CDS encoding alpha/beta hydrolase — translation MLRFASVLLVVMSVFLDCLLTSHTEGAVTEYTDVVFAKVGGHSLMLDIFLPESTSNTDGLTKKPQLLMWIHGGGWRSGSRKRVPLKTLTEHGYAVASISYRLTDVDVFPAQIHDCKAAVRWLRANADRYGYDATKIFVGGSSAGGHLALLLGVSAGVDDLEGKVGGNLDQSSAVQAVVDFFGPSDFELRGKTQPEIAYSEKAGSFALLGGLKSGKITPEAERFASPATYVTKNAPPLLIFHGSNDKRVLIDQSKRMETLYNQLGLSGRLVIVQDAGHGGPKFFTPERIKVVLDFFDRQLQR, via the coding sequence GTGTTGCGATTTGCAAGCGTGCTGTTAGTCGTGATGAGTGTCTTCCTGGACTGCCTGCTAACATCGCATACGGAAGGCGCTGTCACCGAATATACAGATGTCGTCTTTGCGAAAGTGGGTGGGCATTCACTGATGTTGGATATCTTCCTTCCGGAATCTACATCAAACACAGACGGTCTCACCAAGAAGCCGCAACTGTTGATGTGGATTCACGGGGGTGGATGGCGTAGCGGGTCACGGAAACGCGTGCCGCTAAAGACACTTACGGAACATGGATACGCGGTGGCGAGCATCAGCTACCGACTGACCGACGTGGACGTGTTTCCGGCTCAGATTCATGATTGCAAAGCGGCTGTCCGATGGCTGCGGGCCAATGCGGATCGATATGGATACGACGCAACTAAGATTTTCGTCGGTGGCAGTTCAGCAGGCGGTCATCTCGCGCTACTGTTAGGAGTTTCCGCTGGTGTCGATGATCTGGAAGGAAAAGTGGGTGGAAATCTCGACCAATCTTCTGCGGTGCAGGCTGTCGTTGACTTCTTTGGTCCGTCCGATTTTGAACTGCGAGGAAAGACACAGCCGGAAATCGCTTACTCCGAAAAAGCTGGAAGCTTTGCTTTGTTGGGCGGCCTGAAAAGCGGAAAGATCACACCTGAGGCCGAACGATTCGCAAGCCCTGCAACCTATGTGACCAAGAATGCTCCGCCGCTGTTAATCTTTCATGGCTCGAACGACAAGCGAGTGCTTATCGACCAGAGCAAACGCATGGAGACGCTCTATAATCAGTTGGGTCTGAGTGGCCGACTGGTGATTGTGCAAGACGCCGGACACGGAGGACCGAAGTTCTTTACGCCCGAGAGGATTAAAGTTGTACTTGACTTTTTTGATCGTCAGCTCCAACGATGA
- a CDS encoding DUF1559 domain-containing protein, with product MKRKGFTLVELLVVIAIIGVLIALLLPAVQQAREAARRMQCTNQLKQWILATHNYHDTFRKFPTSFQGTGENQWSAQARLLPFLEQKAIETEIDYSVDYHEYHYGGTHETLINGVPLPALRIDALLCPSEVKDQQRVDGSGRPENYPLNYAINMGVWYVYNGSSGGEGAFVPGKYMRMADMTDGTSNTIGFSEVKAYTHYDRDNGPYGASEINSFPNVASYIESNVTTSTRNSGHTEWVDGKTHQTGFTAFFPPNTDFNIGAGSPTPADFTNNREHRATSSSPTLAAVTARSYHPGVVNAAFMDGSVSRVTDTVDLSAYRSAATRNGGEVLSREDL from the coding sequence ATGAAGAGAAAAGGTTTTACCCTCGTTGAATTGTTGGTGGTGATTGCCATTATCGGAGTTCTGATTGCCTTGCTATTGCCCGCCGTTCAGCAGGCTCGCGAAGCTGCACGACGCATGCAGTGCACCAATCAGCTCAAGCAGTGGATTCTTGCCACGCATAACTATCACGATACGTTCCGCAAGTTTCCGACCAGTTTCCAGGGCACTGGAGAAAACCAGTGGTCGGCCCAGGCTCGCCTGCTTCCATTTTTGGAGCAAAAGGCCATCGAAACCGAAATTGACTACAGTGTCGACTATCACGAATACCACTACGGTGGTACGCATGAGACGCTAATCAACGGCGTTCCACTGCCTGCTTTGCGGATTGATGCCCTGCTTTGCCCGTCGGAGGTTAAGGATCAGCAGCGTGTCGATGGCTCGGGCCGTCCTGAGAACTATCCTCTGAACTACGCCATCAATATGGGCGTTTGGTACGTCTATAATGGTTCTAGTGGGGGTGAAGGTGCCTTCGTGCCTGGCAAGTACATGCGTATGGCCGACATGACCGACGGAACGAGCAACACGATTGGCTTTTCGGAAGTGAAAGCCTATACCCACTACGATCGGGACAACGGACCCTACGGGGCTTCCGAGATCAATTCGTTTCCGAATGTGGCTTCGTACATCGAATCGAACGTGACCACTTCGACGCGTAACTCTGGGCACACCGAGTGGGTTGACGGTAAGACGCATCAGACTGGCTTTACCGCGTTTTTCCCGCCTAATACCGATTTCAACATTGGTGCTGGTAGCCCAACTCCGGCCGACTTCACCAACAATCGAGAGCACCGAGCTACTAGTAGTTCGCCAACCCTGGCGGCCGTCACCGCTCGAAGTTATCACCCAGGCGTGGTGAACGCGGCGTTCATGGACGGCTCGGTTTCGCGGGTCACGGACACGGTTGACTTGAGCGCCTATCGATCGGCCGCAACTCGCAACGGCGGCGAAGTTTTGAGTCGCGAAGACTTGTAA